A part of Chanos chanos chromosome 9, fChaCha1.1, whole genome shotgun sequence genomic DNA contains:
- the rad23ab gene encoding RAD23 homolog A, nucleotide excision repair protein b: protein MLTITLKTLQQQTFKIEIDEQLTVRALKQKIEAEKGQEAYPAAGQKLIYAGKILNDDIPLQEYKIDEKNFVVVMVTKPVSAPATAPPAAPEVSASPAPAAGATAAPPAEEKPQEQPQNQPPSVQPQHPSERVLDELGLLEEAASILVTGQAYENLVTEIMSMGYEREQVIAALRASYNNPDRAVEYLLMGIPADPDLPPQEAARPPPASNPSAPERPQAPPAATASAPQATPSSANPLEFLRNQPQFQQMRQIIQQNPALLPALLQQLGRDNPQLLQQITQHQERFVQMLNEPHGVEAGGEGPEPHPAPQTNYIQVTPQEKEAIERLKALGFPEGLVIQAYFACEKNENLAANFLLQQNFDDE from the exons ATGCTGACGATTACTCTCAAAACTCTCCAGCAGCAGACGTTTAAAATTGAGATAGATGAACAACTAACG GTTCGAGCACTGAAACAGAAGATAGAGGCTGAGAAAGGACAGGAGGCGTATCCGGCTGCAGGCCAAAAACTCATTTACGCAG gtaaaaTCTTGAATGATGACATACCTCTGCAAGAGTACAAAATAGATGAGAAGAACTTTGTGGTAGTCATGGTTACAAAG CCTGTTAGCGCTCCCGCCACAGCGCCCCCTGCTGCTCCGGAGGTCAGTGCTAGTCCAGCTCCGGCAGCTGGTGCCACCGCAGCACCTCCTGCAGAGGAGAAGCCGCAAGAACAACCCCAAAACCAGCCACCCAGCGTTCAGCCCCAACACCCATCTGAGAG GGTCTTGGATGAATTGGGTCTTTTAGAGGAGGCAGCATCCATACTGg TTACTGGACAAGCTTATGAGAATTTGGTGACAGAAATCATGTCCATGGGCtatgagagagagcaggtcaTAGCCGCGCTCCGCGCCAGTTACAACAACCCCGACAGAGCTGTGGAGTACCTGCTCATG GGGATTCCCGCTGACCCTGATTTACCCCCCCAGGAGGCAGCGCGTCCTCCCCCTGCATCCAACCCCTCGGCTCCTGAGAGACCACAGGCCCCCCCTGCAGCCACAG CCTCAGCTCCCCAGGCCACCCCTTCCTCAGCCAATCCGTTGGAGTTCTTGAGAAACCAACCACAGTTCCAGCAAATGAGACAGATCATTCAGCAAAACCCCGCCCTCCTTCCTGCCCTGCTGCAGCAGCTAGGGCGGGACAACCCGCAACTGCTCCAG caaATCACACAGCACCAGGAGAGGTTTGTGCAGATGCTGAACGAGCCCCACGGGGTGGAGGCCGGAGGGGAGGGCCCTGAACCCCACCCAGCCCCACAGACAAACTACATCCAGGTCACTCCACAGGAGAAGGAAGCTATTGAAAGG ttaaAAGCTTTGGGATTCCCAGAAGGACTTGTCATCCAGGCTTATTTTGCCTGcgagaaaaatgaaaacctcGCTGCTAATTTCCTCCTCCAGCAAAACTTTGAtgatgagtga